In Tursiops truncatus isolate mTurTru1 chromosome X, mTurTru1.mat.Y, whole genome shotgun sequence, the following proteins share a genomic window:
- the ZNF711 gene encoding zinc finger protein 711 isoform X1 has product MDSGGGSLGLHTSDSRMAHTMIMQDFVAGMAGTAHIDGDHIVVSVPEAVLVSDVVTDDGITLDHGLAAEVVHGPDIITETDVVTEGVIVPEAVLEADVAIEEDLEEDDGDHILTSELITETVRVPEQVFVADLVTGPDGHLEHVVQDCVSGVDSPTMVSEEVLVTNSDTETVIQAAGGVPGSTVTIKTEDDDDDDDDDDDDDVKSTSEDYLMISLDDVGEKLEHMGNTPLKISSDGSQEDVKEDGFGSEVIKVYIFKAEAEDDVEIGGTEIVTESEYTNGHSVAGVLDQSRMQREKMVYMAVKDSSQEEDDISCAEIADEVYMEVIVGEEEGTSLPETQLEDSDVNKTIVPVVWAATYGDERRVSRRYEDCQSSGNALDSTLENRSSTAAQYLQICDSINTNKVLKQKAKKRRRGEMRQWQTAVIIGPDGQPLTVYPCHICTKKFKSRGFLKRHMKNHPDHLMRKKYQCTDCDFTTNKKVSFHNHLESHKLINKVDKTHEFTEYTRRYREASPLSSNKLILRDKEPKMHKCKYCDYETAEQGLLNRHLLAVHSKNFPHVCVECGKGFRHPSELKKHMRTHTGEKPYQCQYCVFRCADQSNLKTHIKSKHGNNLPYKCEHCPQAFGDERELQRHLDLFQGHKTHQCPHCDHKSTNSSDLKRHIISVHTKDFPHKCEVCDKGFHRPSELKKHSDIHKGRKIHQCRHCDFKTSDPFILSGHILSVHTKDQSLKCKRCKRGFRQQNELKKHMKTHTGRKIYQCEYCEYSTTDASGFKRHVISIHTKDYPHRCEFCKKGFRRPSEKNQHIMRHHKEALM; this is encoded by the exons ATGGATTCAGGTGGTGGAAGTCTTGGATTGCACACATCAGACTCTAGAATGGCACATACCATGATTATGCAGGATTTTG TGGCTGGAATGGCTGGTACTGCACATATCGATGGAGACCATATTGTTGTTTCAGTTCCTGAGGCTGTATTAGTTTCTGATGTTGTCACAGACGATGGGATAACTCTTGATCATGGCCTCGCAGCTGAAGTTGTCCATGGGCCTGATATCATCACCGAGACTGATGTAGTAACAGAAGGTGTAATTGTTCCTGAAGCCGTACTTGAGGCTGATGTTGCTATTGAAGAAGATTTAGAGGAAGATGACGGTGATCACATCTTGACGTCTGAGCTAATTACAGAAACTGTTAGAGTACCTGAGCAGGTTTTTGTGGCTGACCTTGTTACTGGTCCTGATGGACACTTAGAACATGTGGTCCAAGATTGTGTCTCAGGAGTTGACTCTCCCACAATGGTATCAGAGGAGGTTCTTGTAACTAATTCAGATACAGAAACTGTGATTCAAGCAGCTGGCGGTGTTCCTGGTTCTACAGTTACTATTAAAactgaagatgatgatgatgatgatgatgatgatgatgatgatgatgtcaaGAGCACTTCTGAAGACTACTTAATGATATCTT TGGATGATGTTGGGGAAAAATTAGAGCATATGGGGAACACACCATTAAAAATCAGCAGTGATGGTTCACAAGAAGATGTTAAAGAAGATGGATTTGGTTCAGAAGTAATAaaagtgtatatatttaaagCTGAGGCTGAAGATGACGTTGAAATAG GTGGAACGGAAATTGTCACAGAGAGTGAGTACACCAATGGGCATTCTGTAGCTGGAGTGCTTGACCAGAGCCGAATGCAGCGGGAGAAGATGGTTTACATGGCAGTTAAAGATTCTTCTCAAGAAGAAGATGATATCA gTTGCGCTGAAATAGCAGATGAAGTTTACATGGAAGTCATTgtaggggaagaggaaggaacttCTCTCCCTGAGACTCAGCTTGAGGACTCTGATGTTAATAAAACAATTGTCCCTGTTGTCTGGGCTGCGACATATG gagatgaAAGAAGAGTTTCTCGAAGGTATGAAGATTGTCAGTCATCAG gaaatgcTTTGGACTCAACATTAGAAAACAGAAGTAGTACAGCAGCACAATACCTTCAAATTTGTGATAGCATTAATACAAATAAAGTACTTAAACAAAAAGctaagaagaggagaaggggagaaatgaGGCAGTGGCAAACAG CTGTTATAATAGGTCCTGATGGACAGCCCCTGACAGTATACCCTTGCCATATTTGCACGAAAAAGTTTAAATCCAGGGGATTCTTGAAAAGACACATGAAGAATCATCCTGATCAtttgatgagaaaaaaatatcagtgtACAGATTGTGACTTTACAACTAACAAGAAAGTGAGTTTCCATAACCACTTAGAAAGCCATAAGCTTATAAACAAAGTTGACAAAACCCATGAATTTACGGAATACACACGAAGATACAGAGAGGCTAGTCCATTGAGTTCAAATAAACTTATATTAAGAGACAAGGAGCCGAAGATGCACAAGTGCAAATACTGCGACTATGAAACTGCAGAACAAGGACTGTTAAACCGACATTTACTGGCTGTTCACAGCAAGAATTTTCCTCATGTTTGTGTTGAGTGTGGGAAGGGCTTTCGACATCCTTCTGAACTCAAGAAGCATATGAGAACCCATACTGGTGAGAAGCCATATCAATGTCAGTATTGTGTCTTCAGGTGTGCAGATCAATCAAATTTGAAAACTCACATTAAGTCTAAGCATGGTAACAATTTGCCATATAAATGTGAGCATTGTCCCCAAGCATTTGGTGATGAGAGGGAACTTCAACGCCATCTGGATTTGTTTCAAGGACATAAGACACACCAGTGTCCTCATTGTGACCATAAGAGCACCAACTCAAGTGACCTTAAGCGGCACATCATATCTGTCCACACTAAGGATTTTCCTCACAAATGTGAGGTCTGTGATAAAGGTTTCCATCGTCCTTCTGAGCTCAAAAAGCATAGTGATATCCATAAGGGTAGGAAGATTCATCAGTGTAGGCACTGTGACTTTAAAACATCAGATCCATTTATTCTTAGTGGTCATATCCTTTCAGTTCATACTAAGGATCAGTCACTGAAGTGTAAAAGGTGCAAAAGAGGGTTCAGACAACAAAATGAGCTCAAAAAGCATATGAAGACTCACACTGGAAGGAAGATTTACCAATGTGAGTATTGTGAATACAGCACTACAGATGCATCTGGCTTTAAACGACATGTGATATCAATACATACAAAAGACTATCCACACAGGTGTGAATTCTGCAAGAAGGGATTCCGAAGACcatcagaaaaaaatcagcataTTATGAGGCACCACAAGGAGGCTCTTATGTAA
- the ZNF711 gene encoding zinc finger protein 711 isoform X2, with the protein MDSGGGSLGLHTSDSRMAHTMIMQDFVAGMAGTAHIDGDHIVVSVPEAVLVSDVVTDDGITLDHGLAAEVVHGPDIITETDVVTEGVIVPEAVLEADVAIEEDLEEDDGDHILTSELITETVRVPEQVFVADLVTGPDGHLEHVVQDCVSGVDSPTMVSEEVLVTNSDTETVIQAAGGVPGSTVTIKTEDDDDDDDDDDDDDVKSTSEDYLMISLDDVGEKLEHMGNTPLKISSDGSQEDVKEDGFGSEVIKVYIFKAEAEDDVEIGGTEIVTESEYTNGHSVAGVLDQSRMQREKMVYMAVKDSSQEEDDIRDERRVSRRYEDCQSSGNALDSTLENRSSTAAQYLQICDSINTNKVLKQKAKKRRRGEMRQWQTAVIIGPDGQPLTVYPCHICTKKFKSRGFLKRHMKNHPDHLMRKKYQCTDCDFTTNKKVSFHNHLESHKLINKVDKTHEFTEYTRRYREASPLSSNKLILRDKEPKMHKCKYCDYETAEQGLLNRHLLAVHSKNFPHVCVECGKGFRHPSELKKHMRTHTGEKPYQCQYCVFRCADQSNLKTHIKSKHGNNLPYKCEHCPQAFGDERELQRHLDLFQGHKTHQCPHCDHKSTNSSDLKRHIISVHTKDFPHKCEVCDKGFHRPSELKKHSDIHKGRKIHQCRHCDFKTSDPFILSGHILSVHTKDQSLKCKRCKRGFRQQNELKKHMKTHTGRKIYQCEYCEYSTTDASGFKRHVISIHTKDYPHRCEFCKKGFRRPSEKNQHIMRHHKEALM; encoded by the exons ATGGATTCAGGTGGTGGAAGTCTTGGATTGCACACATCAGACTCTAGAATGGCACATACCATGATTATGCAGGATTTTG TGGCTGGAATGGCTGGTACTGCACATATCGATGGAGACCATATTGTTGTTTCAGTTCCTGAGGCTGTATTAGTTTCTGATGTTGTCACAGACGATGGGATAACTCTTGATCATGGCCTCGCAGCTGAAGTTGTCCATGGGCCTGATATCATCACCGAGACTGATGTAGTAACAGAAGGTGTAATTGTTCCTGAAGCCGTACTTGAGGCTGATGTTGCTATTGAAGAAGATTTAGAGGAAGATGACGGTGATCACATCTTGACGTCTGAGCTAATTACAGAAACTGTTAGAGTACCTGAGCAGGTTTTTGTGGCTGACCTTGTTACTGGTCCTGATGGACACTTAGAACATGTGGTCCAAGATTGTGTCTCAGGAGTTGACTCTCCCACAATGGTATCAGAGGAGGTTCTTGTAACTAATTCAGATACAGAAACTGTGATTCAAGCAGCTGGCGGTGTTCCTGGTTCTACAGTTACTATTAAAactgaagatgatgatgatgatgatgatgatgatgatgatgatgatgtcaaGAGCACTTCTGAAGACTACTTAATGATATCTT TGGATGATGTTGGGGAAAAATTAGAGCATATGGGGAACACACCATTAAAAATCAGCAGTGATGGTTCACAAGAAGATGTTAAAGAAGATGGATTTGGTTCAGAAGTAATAaaagtgtatatatttaaagCTGAGGCTGAAGATGACGTTGAAATAG GTGGAACGGAAATTGTCACAGAGAGTGAGTACACCAATGGGCATTCTGTAGCTGGAGTGCTTGACCAGAGCCGAATGCAGCGGGAGAAGATGGTTTACATGGCAGTTAAAGATTCTTCTCAAGAAGAAGATGATATCA gagatgaAAGAAGAGTTTCTCGAAGGTATGAAGATTGTCAGTCATCAG gaaatgcTTTGGACTCAACATTAGAAAACAGAAGTAGTACAGCAGCACAATACCTTCAAATTTGTGATAGCATTAATACAAATAAAGTACTTAAACAAAAAGctaagaagaggagaaggggagaaatgaGGCAGTGGCAAACAG CTGTTATAATAGGTCCTGATGGACAGCCCCTGACAGTATACCCTTGCCATATTTGCACGAAAAAGTTTAAATCCAGGGGATTCTTGAAAAGACACATGAAGAATCATCCTGATCAtttgatgagaaaaaaatatcagtgtACAGATTGTGACTTTACAACTAACAAGAAAGTGAGTTTCCATAACCACTTAGAAAGCCATAAGCTTATAAACAAAGTTGACAAAACCCATGAATTTACGGAATACACACGAAGATACAGAGAGGCTAGTCCATTGAGTTCAAATAAACTTATATTAAGAGACAAGGAGCCGAAGATGCACAAGTGCAAATACTGCGACTATGAAACTGCAGAACAAGGACTGTTAAACCGACATTTACTGGCTGTTCACAGCAAGAATTTTCCTCATGTTTGTGTTGAGTGTGGGAAGGGCTTTCGACATCCTTCTGAACTCAAGAAGCATATGAGAACCCATACTGGTGAGAAGCCATATCAATGTCAGTATTGTGTCTTCAGGTGTGCAGATCAATCAAATTTGAAAACTCACATTAAGTCTAAGCATGGTAACAATTTGCCATATAAATGTGAGCATTGTCCCCAAGCATTTGGTGATGAGAGGGAACTTCAACGCCATCTGGATTTGTTTCAAGGACATAAGACACACCAGTGTCCTCATTGTGACCATAAGAGCACCAACTCAAGTGACCTTAAGCGGCACATCATATCTGTCCACACTAAGGATTTTCCTCACAAATGTGAGGTCTGTGATAAAGGTTTCCATCGTCCTTCTGAGCTCAAAAAGCATAGTGATATCCATAAGGGTAGGAAGATTCATCAGTGTAGGCACTGTGACTTTAAAACATCAGATCCATTTATTCTTAGTGGTCATATCCTTTCAGTTCATACTAAGGATCAGTCACTGAAGTGTAAAAGGTGCAAAAGAGGGTTCAGACAACAAAATGAGCTCAAAAAGCATATGAAGACTCACACTGGAAGGAAGATTTACCAATGTGAGTATTGTGAATACAGCACTACAGATGCATCTGGCTTTAAACGACATGTGATATCAATACATACAAAAGACTATCCACACAGGTGTGAATTCTGCAAGAAGGGATTCCGAAGACcatcagaaaaaaatcagcataTTATGAGGCACCACAAGGAGGCTCTTATGTAA
- the ZNF711 gene encoding zinc finger protein 711 isoform X4, whose product MDSGGGSLGLHTSDSRMAHTMIMQDFVAGMAGTAHIDGDHIVVSVPEAVLVSDVVTDDGITLDHGLAAEVVHGPDIITETDVVTEGVIVPEAVLEADVAIEEDLEEDDGDHILTSELITETVRVPEQVFVADLVTGPDGHLEHVVQDCVSGVDSPTMVSEEVLVTNSDTETVIQAAGGVPGSTVTIKTEDDDDDDDDDDDDDVKSTSEDYLMISLDDVGEKLEHMGNTPLKISSDGSQEDVKEDGFGSEVIKVYIFKAEAEDDVEIGDERRVSRRYEDCQSSGNALDSTLENRSSTAAQYLQICDSINTNKVLKQKAKKRRRGEMRQWQTAVIIGPDGQPLTVYPCHICTKKFKSRGFLKRHMKNHPDHLMRKKYQCTDCDFTTNKKVSFHNHLESHKLINKVDKTHEFTEYTRRYREASPLSSNKLILRDKEPKMHKCKYCDYETAEQGLLNRHLLAVHSKNFPHVCVECGKGFRHPSELKKHMRTHTGEKPYQCQYCVFRCADQSNLKTHIKSKHGNNLPYKCEHCPQAFGDERELQRHLDLFQGHKTHQCPHCDHKSTNSSDLKRHIISVHTKDFPHKCEVCDKGFHRPSELKKHSDIHKGRKIHQCRHCDFKTSDPFILSGHILSVHTKDQSLKCKRCKRGFRQQNELKKHMKTHTGRKIYQCEYCEYSTTDASGFKRHVISIHTKDYPHRCEFCKKGFRRPSEKNQHIMRHHKEALM is encoded by the exons ATGGATTCAGGTGGTGGAAGTCTTGGATTGCACACATCAGACTCTAGAATGGCACATACCATGATTATGCAGGATTTTG TGGCTGGAATGGCTGGTACTGCACATATCGATGGAGACCATATTGTTGTTTCAGTTCCTGAGGCTGTATTAGTTTCTGATGTTGTCACAGACGATGGGATAACTCTTGATCATGGCCTCGCAGCTGAAGTTGTCCATGGGCCTGATATCATCACCGAGACTGATGTAGTAACAGAAGGTGTAATTGTTCCTGAAGCCGTACTTGAGGCTGATGTTGCTATTGAAGAAGATTTAGAGGAAGATGACGGTGATCACATCTTGACGTCTGAGCTAATTACAGAAACTGTTAGAGTACCTGAGCAGGTTTTTGTGGCTGACCTTGTTACTGGTCCTGATGGACACTTAGAACATGTGGTCCAAGATTGTGTCTCAGGAGTTGACTCTCCCACAATGGTATCAGAGGAGGTTCTTGTAACTAATTCAGATACAGAAACTGTGATTCAAGCAGCTGGCGGTGTTCCTGGTTCTACAGTTACTATTAAAactgaagatgatgatgatgatgatgatgatgatgatgatgatgatgtcaaGAGCACTTCTGAAGACTACTTAATGATATCTT TGGATGATGTTGGGGAAAAATTAGAGCATATGGGGAACACACCATTAAAAATCAGCAGTGATGGTTCACAAGAAGATGTTAAAGAAGATGGATTTGGTTCAGAAGTAATAaaagtgtatatatttaaagCTGAGGCTGAAGATGACGTTGAAATAG gagatgaAAGAAGAGTTTCTCGAAGGTATGAAGATTGTCAGTCATCAG gaaatgcTTTGGACTCAACATTAGAAAACAGAAGTAGTACAGCAGCACAATACCTTCAAATTTGTGATAGCATTAATACAAATAAAGTACTTAAACAAAAAGctaagaagaggagaaggggagaaatgaGGCAGTGGCAAACAG CTGTTATAATAGGTCCTGATGGACAGCCCCTGACAGTATACCCTTGCCATATTTGCACGAAAAAGTTTAAATCCAGGGGATTCTTGAAAAGACACATGAAGAATCATCCTGATCAtttgatgagaaaaaaatatcagtgtACAGATTGTGACTTTACAACTAACAAGAAAGTGAGTTTCCATAACCACTTAGAAAGCCATAAGCTTATAAACAAAGTTGACAAAACCCATGAATTTACGGAATACACACGAAGATACAGAGAGGCTAGTCCATTGAGTTCAAATAAACTTATATTAAGAGACAAGGAGCCGAAGATGCACAAGTGCAAATACTGCGACTATGAAACTGCAGAACAAGGACTGTTAAACCGACATTTACTGGCTGTTCACAGCAAGAATTTTCCTCATGTTTGTGTTGAGTGTGGGAAGGGCTTTCGACATCCTTCTGAACTCAAGAAGCATATGAGAACCCATACTGGTGAGAAGCCATATCAATGTCAGTATTGTGTCTTCAGGTGTGCAGATCAATCAAATTTGAAAACTCACATTAAGTCTAAGCATGGTAACAATTTGCCATATAAATGTGAGCATTGTCCCCAAGCATTTGGTGATGAGAGGGAACTTCAACGCCATCTGGATTTGTTTCAAGGACATAAGACACACCAGTGTCCTCATTGTGACCATAAGAGCACCAACTCAAGTGACCTTAAGCGGCACATCATATCTGTCCACACTAAGGATTTTCCTCACAAATGTGAGGTCTGTGATAAAGGTTTCCATCGTCCTTCTGAGCTCAAAAAGCATAGTGATATCCATAAGGGTAGGAAGATTCATCAGTGTAGGCACTGTGACTTTAAAACATCAGATCCATTTATTCTTAGTGGTCATATCCTTTCAGTTCATACTAAGGATCAGTCACTGAAGTGTAAAAGGTGCAAAAGAGGGTTCAGACAACAAAATGAGCTCAAAAAGCATATGAAGACTCACACTGGAAGGAAGATTTACCAATGTGAGTATTGTGAATACAGCACTACAGATGCATCTGGCTTTAAACGACATGTGATATCAATACATACAAAAGACTATCCACACAGGTGTGAATTCTGCAAGAAGGGATTCCGAAGACcatcagaaaaaaatcagcataTTATGAGGCACCACAAGGAGGCTCTTATGTAA
- the ZNF711 gene encoding zinc finger protein 711 isoform X3, producing MDSGGGSLGLHTSDSRMAHTMIMQDFVAGMAGTAHIDGDHIVVSVPEAVLVSDVVTDDGITLDHGLAAEVVHGPDIITETDVVTEGVIVPEAVLEADVAIEEDLEEDDGDHILTSELITETVRVPEQVFVADLVTGPDGHLEHVVQDCVSGVDSPTMVSEEVLVTNSDTETVIQAAGGVPGSTVTIKTEDDDDDDDDDDDDDVKSTSEDYLMISLDDVGEKLEHMGNTPLKISSDGSQEDVKEDGFGSEVIKVYIFKAEAEDDVEIGGTEIVTERDERRVSRRYEDCQSSGNALDSTLENRSSTAAQYLQICDSINTNKVLKQKAKKRRRGEMRQWQTAVIIGPDGQPLTVYPCHICTKKFKSRGFLKRHMKNHPDHLMRKKYQCTDCDFTTNKKVSFHNHLESHKLINKVDKTHEFTEYTRRYREASPLSSNKLILRDKEPKMHKCKYCDYETAEQGLLNRHLLAVHSKNFPHVCVECGKGFRHPSELKKHMRTHTGEKPYQCQYCVFRCADQSNLKTHIKSKHGNNLPYKCEHCPQAFGDERELQRHLDLFQGHKTHQCPHCDHKSTNSSDLKRHIISVHTKDFPHKCEVCDKGFHRPSELKKHSDIHKGRKIHQCRHCDFKTSDPFILSGHILSVHTKDQSLKCKRCKRGFRQQNELKKHMKTHTGRKIYQCEYCEYSTTDASGFKRHVISIHTKDYPHRCEFCKKGFRRPSEKNQHIMRHHKEALM from the exons ATGGATTCAGGTGGTGGAAGTCTTGGATTGCACACATCAGACTCTAGAATGGCACATACCATGATTATGCAGGATTTTG TGGCTGGAATGGCTGGTACTGCACATATCGATGGAGACCATATTGTTGTTTCAGTTCCTGAGGCTGTATTAGTTTCTGATGTTGTCACAGACGATGGGATAACTCTTGATCATGGCCTCGCAGCTGAAGTTGTCCATGGGCCTGATATCATCACCGAGACTGATGTAGTAACAGAAGGTGTAATTGTTCCTGAAGCCGTACTTGAGGCTGATGTTGCTATTGAAGAAGATTTAGAGGAAGATGACGGTGATCACATCTTGACGTCTGAGCTAATTACAGAAACTGTTAGAGTACCTGAGCAGGTTTTTGTGGCTGACCTTGTTACTGGTCCTGATGGACACTTAGAACATGTGGTCCAAGATTGTGTCTCAGGAGTTGACTCTCCCACAATGGTATCAGAGGAGGTTCTTGTAACTAATTCAGATACAGAAACTGTGATTCAAGCAGCTGGCGGTGTTCCTGGTTCTACAGTTACTATTAAAactgaagatgatgatgatgatgatgatgatgatgatgatgatgatgtcaaGAGCACTTCTGAAGACTACTTAATGATATCTT TGGATGATGTTGGGGAAAAATTAGAGCATATGGGGAACACACCATTAAAAATCAGCAGTGATGGTTCACAAGAAGATGTTAAAGAAGATGGATTTGGTTCAGAAGTAATAaaagtgtatatatttaaagCTGAGGCTGAAGATGACGTTGAAATAG GTGGAACGGAAATTGTCACAGAGA gagatgaAAGAAGAGTTTCTCGAAGGTATGAAGATTGTCAGTCATCAG gaaatgcTTTGGACTCAACATTAGAAAACAGAAGTAGTACAGCAGCACAATACCTTCAAATTTGTGATAGCATTAATACAAATAAAGTACTTAAACAAAAAGctaagaagaggagaaggggagaaatgaGGCAGTGGCAAACAG CTGTTATAATAGGTCCTGATGGACAGCCCCTGACAGTATACCCTTGCCATATTTGCACGAAAAAGTTTAAATCCAGGGGATTCTTGAAAAGACACATGAAGAATCATCCTGATCAtttgatgagaaaaaaatatcagtgtACAGATTGTGACTTTACAACTAACAAGAAAGTGAGTTTCCATAACCACTTAGAAAGCCATAAGCTTATAAACAAAGTTGACAAAACCCATGAATTTACGGAATACACACGAAGATACAGAGAGGCTAGTCCATTGAGTTCAAATAAACTTATATTAAGAGACAAGGAGCCGAAGATGCACAAGTGCAAATACTGCGACTATGAAACTGCAGAACAAGGACTGTTAAACCGACATTTACTGGCTGTTCACAGCAAGAATTTTCCTCATGTTTGTGTTGAGTGTGGGAAGGGCTTTCGACATCCTTCTGAACTCAAGAAGCATATGAGAACCCATACTGGTGAGAAGCCATATCAATGTCAGTATTGTGTCTTCAGGTGTGCAGATCAATCAAATTTGAAAACTCACATTAAGTCTAAGCATGGTAACAATTTGCCATATAAATGTGAGCATTGTCCCCAAGCATTTGGTGATGAGAGGGAACTTCAACGCCATCTGGATTTGTTTCAAGGACATAAGACACACCAGTGTCCTCATTGTGACCATAAGAGCACCAACTCAAGTGACCTTAAGCGGCACATCATATCTGTCCACACTAAGGATTTTCCTCACAAATGTGAGGTCTGTGATAAAGGTTTCCATCGTCCTTCTGAGCTCAAAAAGCATAGTGATATCCATAAGGGTAGGAAGATTCATCAGTGTAGGCACTGTGACTTTAAAACATCAGATCCATTTATTCTTAGTGGTCATATCCTTTCAGTTCATACTAAGGATCAGTCACTGAAGTGTAAAAGGTGCAAAAGAGGGTTCAGACAACAAAATGAGCTCAAAAAGCATATGAAGACTCACACTGGAAGGAAGATTTACCAATGTGAGTATTGTGAATACAGCACTACAGATGCATCTGGCTTTAAACGACATGTGATATCAATACATACAAAAGACTATCCACACAGGTGTGAATTCTGCAAGAAGGGATTCCGAAGACcatcagaaaaaaatcagcataTTATGAGGCACCACAAGGAGGCTCTTATGTAA